The following proteins are co-located in the Phaenicophaeus curvirostris isolate KB17595 chromosome 12, BPBGC_Pcur_1.0, whole genome shotgun sequence genome:
- the SELENOS gene encoding selenoprotein S isoform X2, producing MELGGGGAAAGPGQAGPGRGGLEILLHAVGSLLASYGWYILLAAVIVYLLIQKVSRSWAARPSSWPGAADVSVEPDIVVRRQEALAAARLRMQEELNAQAERYKEKQRQLEEEKRRQKIAMWESMQEGKSYKGNLKLNQQEVESGASTSSAVPKSKPNKKPLRGGGYNPLSGEGGGTCSWRPGRRGPSAGG from the exons ATGGAGCTGGGGGGCGGTGGCGCCGCGGCGGGGCCCGGGcaggcggggccgggccgggggggaCTCGAGATCCTGCTGCACGCGG TGGGGTCTCTGCTCGCCAGCTATGGCTGGTACATCCTCCTGGCCGCTGTCATCGTCTATCTCCTCATCCAGAAGGTGTCCAGGAGCTGGGCGGCCAGGCCCAGCAgctggccaggagcagcagatGTGTCTGTAG AACCTGACATAGTGGTAAGAAGGCAAGAAGCTTTGGCAGCAGCTCGCCTCAGGATGCAAGAGGAGTTGAATGCACAAGCAGAAAGATACAAAGAGAAACAACGTCAG CTTGAAGAAGAGAAGCGAAGGCAGAAGATAGCAATGTGGGAAAGcatgcaagaaggaaaaagctaTAAAGGAAACCTGAAACTGAATCAG CAAGAAGTAGAATCTGGTGCCTCCACTTCATCAGCGGTCCCAAAatctaaaccaaacaaaaagccctTGCGAGGAGGTG GCTATAACCCTTTGTCTGGAGAAGGAGGCGGAACTTGTTCCTGGCGACCAGGCCGGAGAGGCCCATCAGCAGGCGGATGA
- the SELENOS gene encoding selenoprotein S isoform X1: MELGGGGAAAGPGQAGPGRGGLEILLHAVGSLLASYGWYILLAAVIVYLLIQKVSRSWAARPSSWPGAADVSVEPDIVVRRQEALAAARLRMQEELNAQAERYKEKQRQLEEEKRRQKIAMWESMQEGKSYKGNLKLNQEVESGASTSSAVPKSKPNKKPLRGGGYNPLSGEGGGTCSWRPGRRGPSAGG; encoded by the exons ATGGAGCTGGGGGGCGGTGGCGCCGCGGCGGGGCCCGGGcaggcggggccgggccgggggggaCTCGAGATCCTGCTGCACGCGG TGGGGTCTCTGCTCGCCAGCTATGGCTGGTACATCCTCCTGGCCGCTGTCATCGTCTATCTCCTCATCCAGAAGGTGTCCAGGAGCTGGGCGGCCAGGCCCAGCAgctggccaggagcagcagatGTGTCTGTAG AACCTGACATAGTGGTAAGAAGGCAAGAAGCTTTGGCAGCAGCTCGCCTCAGGATGCAAGAGGAGTTGAATGCACAAGCAGAAAGATACAAAGAGAAACAACGTCAG CTTGAAGAAGAGAAGCGAAGGCAGAAGATAGCAATGTGGGAAAGcatgcaagaaggaaaaagctaTAAAGGAAACCTGAAACTGAATCAGG AAGTAGAATCTGGTGCCTCCACTTCATCAGCGGTCCCAAAatctaaaccaaacaaaaagccctTGCGAGGAGGTG GCTATAACCCTTTGTCTGGAGAAGGAGGCGGAACTTGTTCCTGGCGACCAGGCCGGAGAGGCCCATCAGCAGGCGGATGA